A genomic stretch from Halarchaeum grantii includes:
- a CDS encoding DUF7342 family protein, producing the protein MSEESERDWATKLSAAERVEAVALSVSEPRTANWIAGEADVAHETATKYLTRLVDDGKLSADTRGQQTTYAPDPVGQYLIEMRELYENHSPDELATSLEEMNDQIRSWKTEYDVETPNELRASLSSAPDREDERARREAAREWEHLQTRRRLVEDALRLYDRFPGEQ; encoded by the coding sequence ATGAGTGAAGAATCGGAGCGCGACTGGGCTACTAAATTGTCGGCAGCCGAGCGTGTCGAGGCCGTCGCTCTCTCCGTCAGTGAGCCACGAACAGCCAATTGGATTGCGGGGGAAGCTGATGTTGCCCACGAGACGGCGACAAAGTATCTCACACGACTCGTTGACGATGGCAAGCTGAGTGCTGATACACGCGGACAGCAAACAACATATGCACCAGATCCCGTCGGGCAATACCTCATTGAGATGCGCGAGCTCTACGAAAATCACTCGCCTGACGAGCTCGCCACGAGTCTTGAGGAGATGAACGACCAGATTCGGTCGTGGAAGACGGAATACGACGTCGAAACTCCCAACGAGCTGCGTGCAAGCCTGAGTAGTGCACCAGACCGTGAGGACGAGCGCGCTCGCCGCGAAGCCGCACGCGAGTGGGAACACCTCCAGACGCGCCGTCGTCTCGTTGAAGATGCGCTTCGGCTCTACGATCGGTTCCCTGGAGAACAGTAG
- a CDS encoding ArdC-like ssDNA-binding domain-containing protein: protein MSDAETESAVTFDESDSRDDAMAETIEAWIEDLIEHVEDARGSEAFQEWLDVQSQFHDYSYRNTLLINLQCPEATKVAGYRTWQEEFDRHVQAGESAIWIWAPIIAKQCPECGNAPSYHEQRECGYDETPPEEWEQRLVGFRPASVFDVSQTDGEPLPELDTAATGDAGDLVDVLENAAATLDVAVRIVDADEWPHGKAEGICKPRSADERPLVEVRDRANEADLAVTLVHELAHALLHGAISDPLARSEQEFEAEAVAYIVGRHCGLDTRNSSFYLAAWAGDDPEAIRDRLGRISQTAQQLIEAIGRPIESED, encoded by the coding sequence ATGAGTGACGCAGAGACAGAGTCAGCAGTCACGTTCGACGAATCGGACTCACGAGATGATGCGATGGCGGAGACGATCGAGGCGTGGATTGAGGACCTCATCGAACACGTAGAAGACGCACGCGGGAGCGAGGCGTTCCAAGAGTGGCTGGACGTGCAGAGCCAGTTCCACGACTACTCCTACCGAAATACGCTTCTCATCAATCTGCAGTGTCCAGAGGCGACGAAGGTTGCGGGGTATCGGACGTGGCAGGAAGAGTTCGACCGGCACGTCCAAGCCGGCGAGAGTGCGATCTGGATCTGGGCACCCATCATCGCGAAGCAATGTCCGGAGTGCGGGAACGCGCCGAGCTACCACGAGCAACGCGAGTGTGGGTACGACGAGACCCCGCCCGAAGAGTGGGAGCAAAGGCTGGTGGGGTTCCGGCCGGCGTCGGTCTTCGACGTCTCCCAGACCGACGGCGAGCCACTCCCGGAACTCGATACTGCGGCGACAGGCGATGCTGGCGACCTCGTCGACGTCCTCGAAAACGCAGCTGCAACCCTCGACGTCGCGGTGCGTATCGTCGACGCCGACGAGTGGCCTCATGGGAAGGCCGAGGGCATCTGCAAGCCACGTAGCGCGGACGAACGGCCGCTCGTCGAGGTTCGTGACCGGGCGAACGAGGCGGACCTCGCGGTGACGCTCGTCCACGAACTCGCACACGCCCTCCTCCACGGCGCTATCAGCGACCCCCTAGCGCGCTCAGAGCAAGAGTTTGAGGCTGAGGCCGTCGCGTACATCGTCGGCCGGCACTGTGGCCTCGATACGCGCAACTCCTCGTTCTACCTCGCCGCCTGGGCCGGCGACGACCCCGAGGCAATTCGCGACCGGCTTGGTCGGATTAGTCAGACGGCACAGCAGCTCATCGAAGCCATCGGTAGACCGATCGAGAGCGAAGACTGA
- a CDS encoding helix-turn-helix transcriptional regulator, with the protein MHDLTGFQRDLLYVIGGLNEPNGLEVKDELEGYYETEIHHGRLYPNLDTLVDKGLVEKGEIDKRTNFYALTRRGRRELEARREWENQYVEL; encoded by the coding sequence ATGCACGATTTAACTGGCTTTCAGCGGGACCTCTTGTACGTTATCGGTGGCCTTAACGAGCCGAACGGGCTCGAGGTCAAGGACGAGCTTGAGGGGTACTACGAGACAGAGATCCACCACGGACGCCTCTATCCAAACCTCGATACCCTCGTCGACAAAGGCCTAGTCGAGAAAGGCGAGATCGACAAGCGCACTAATTTCTACGCACTCACCCGGCGTGGTCGGCGCGAACTCGAAGCCCGCCGTGAGTGGGAGAACCAGTACGTCGAGCTATAG
- a CDS encoding ABC transporter permease, translated as MAWRNLGRNRMRTALAALGIIIGVIAIASLGMATVALQQQASSQLGSLTNQVSASAGDDLDTDGLTDDQISSMESIATDATVVPQKSNSTELTSRSGESAWVSVTGVTNASALYDVAEGESPTRLTTGALITNSTAQTLGLELGDPIEYDGQLYRIRGLIESESGFGLGGGRGELVLPMSALSDQNYYDSVTIIAADGDAASELADELDAYFNTDDETDVQIQSYANIQENIGGFMDTLQTALLGIGGISLVVASVAILNVMLMSVIERRGEIGVLRAVGIRRGEVLRMILAEAAFLGVLGGLVGALGSLAVGLILFQVLAGDATLAFQWASVKYLVYGIAFAVIASVLSGFYPAWKAANESPVEALRG; from the coding sequence ATGGCGTGGCGGAACCTCGGGCGCAACCGGATGCGCACCGCGCTCGCCGCGCTCGGCATCATCATCGGCGTGATAGCCATCGCCTCGCTCGGCATGGCGACCGTCGCGCTCCAGCAGCAGGCGTCCTCGCAGCTCGGCAGCCTGACGAATCAGGTGTCCGCCTCTGCTGGTGACGACCTTGATACAGATGGGCTCACTGACGACCAAATATCGTCGATGGAGAGTATTGCGACGGATGCAACGGTTGTCCCGCAGAAGTCGAACAGTACGGAGCTCACGTCGCGTAGCGGGGAATCGGCATGGGTGAGCGTCACGGGGGTGACGAACGCCTCGGCGCTCTACGACGTCGCCGAAGGCGAGTCCCCGACCCGGCTCACGACAGGCGCGCTCATCACCAACAGCACTGCCCAGACGCTCGGCCTTGAACTCGGCGACCCCATCGAGTATGACGGTCAGCTCTATCGGATTCGCGGCCTCATCGAGTCCGAGAGCGGCTTCGGGCTGGGCGGCGGCCGGGGCGAACTCGTCCTGCCGATGTCGGCACTCTCCGACCAGAACTACTACGATTCGGTGACGATTATCGCCGCGGACGGTGACGCCGCGAGCGAGCTCGCAGACGAGTTGGACGCGTACTTTAATACTGATGACGAGACGGACGTACAGATTCAAAGCTACGCAAACATTCAGGAGAACATCGGCGGCTTCATGGACACGCTCCAGACGGCGCTGCTCGGTATCGGGGGCATCTCGCTCGTCGTCGCGAGCGTCGCCATCCTGAACGTCATGCTGATGAGCGTCATCGAGCGCCGGGGCGAAATCGGCGTGCTGCGCGCCGTCGGCATCCGTCGCGGCGAAGTGCTGCGCATGATACTGGCCGAAGCGGCGTTCCTCGGCGTGCTGGGCGGGCTCGTCGGCGCGCTCGGCTCGCTCGCCGTCGGGCTGATACTGTTTCAGGTGCTGGCCGGCGACGCAACACTCGCGTTCCAGTGGGCGAGCGTAAAATATCTTGTCTACGGGATCGCGTTCGCCGTCATTGCGAGCGTCTTGAGCGGCTTCTACCCCGCGTGGAAAGCTGCCAACGAGTCCCCCGTAGAAGCACTCCGCGGATGA
- a CDS encoding ABC transporter ATP-binding protein, with protein MSIIELDSVVKRYESGAETVVALKDVDFHAERGEMVVVTGPSGSGKSTMLNMIGLLDSPTEGVVRLEGRDVTEASEDERTEERRSELGFVFQDFHLLPMLNAVENVELPSMWDTTVDRRERAVDLLRRVGLGERLTHTPDELSGGQQQRVAIARALINEPDVLLADEPTGNLDQETGRTILEEMTRLKETENIAIVAITHDEQLVQYADRVVRIVDGVIQ; from the coding sequence ATGAGCATCATCGAACTCGACTCCGTCGTCAAGCGCTACGAGAGCGGCGCGGAGACCGTCGTCGCGCTCAAGGATGTCGACTTCCACGCCGAGCGCGGCGAGATGGTCGTCGTCACCGGTCCCTCGGGGAGCGGCAAGAGCACGATGCTGAACATGATCGGCCTGCTCGACTCGCCGACCGAGGGCGTCGTCCGGCTCGAGGGCCGCGACGTCACGGAGGCGAGCGAGGACGAACGCACCGAGGAGCGGCGCTCGGAGCTCGGGTTCGTCTTCCAGGACTTCCACCTGCTCCCGATGTTGAACGCCGTCGAGAACGTCGAACTCCCCTCGATGTGGGACACGACCGTCGACCGCCGCGAGCGCGCCGTCGACCTCCTCCGTCGCGTCGGCCTCGGCGAGCGCCTCACCCACACTCCCGACGAACTCTCCGGCGGCCAACAGCAGCGCGTCGCCATCGCCCGCGCGCTCATCAACGAGCCGGACGTCCTCCTCGCGGACGAGCCCACCGGGAACCTCGACCAGGAGACCGGCCGGACCATCCTCGAGGAGATGACGCGCCTGAAGGAGACGGAGAACATCGCTATCGTCGCCATCACGCACGACGAACAGCTCGTGCAGTACGCCGACCGCGTCGTCCGCATCGTTGATGGGGTGATACAGTGA